Within Methanomassiliicoccales archaeon, the genomic segment CAGCTGGACAAGACGTTCCCGACGAACGACTGTTCCTTGTGCATCCTTTCTCCCAAGCTTGTCGAGGCCGGAAGGAACCCAATGATCACGATGATGATGCTGACGGAAGTGGTCGGCGTCGAGGGCGAGGCGCCCAACTTCGTCGTCACGGTAAGAAAGAACCCGCGTTACGTTCGTGAGGACCGATGCGTGGGTTGTGGACTGTGCGTCGAGAAATGCCCGTCGAAGGTGGACAACGAGTACGATGTAGGCATGGTCCAGAGAAAGGCGATCTATGTCCCTTACGCGCAGGCCGTGCCGATGAAGTATTCCATCGACGCCAAGAAGTGCCTTTACTTTACCAATGGCAAATGCGGCAACTGCAAGAAGGTCTGCCCGGCGGGCGCGATCGATTTCGAGCAGAAGGAGGTAATAGAGAAGATCCACGTCGGGGCGGTCGTCCTCGCCCCGGGCGTTGAGGTATTCGACGCCAAGCTGAAGAAGGAGTACGGCTACGGTGAGTACAAGAACGTCGTCACCTCCCTCGAGTTCGAAAGGATCCTCTCGGCCACCGGCCCCTATCAGGGACATATTGTCAGACCGTCGGACCACAGGACCCCCACCAAGGTGGCGTTCCTGCAATGTGTCGGGTCGAGGGATGAGAAAGTGGGGAACAACTACTGCTCAAGTATTTGCTGCATGAGCGCCATCAAGCAGGCCATAATCGCCGGCGAGCACACCGCGGGACTGAAGCCCACCATATTCTTCATGGACATCCGCGCCTTCGGCAAGGAGTTCGAGGACTACCGGTCCAGTGCGGAGAACGATTACGGCATAAGGATGCTGCGCGGCACCAGGGCCGCCTCGGTCGAGGAGGATCCCGACACCAAGAACCTCATCGTCCACTACTCCCACGGCGCGGAGACGAATGCAGAGGAGTTCGATTTGGTAGTGCTGTCCGTCGGCTTCGAGCCACCGGCTTCAGCGCACGAGCTGTCCAAGGTCATGGGCATCAAGTTGAACAAATACGGCTTCGCGGAGACCGGTGTCTTCAACCCCTTGGCCACCACCCGGAATGGTATCTATGTGACCGGCGCGTTTAGTGCTCCGAAGGACATCCCACAGTCCGTGGCCGAGGCCTCGGGCGCCGCTTGCAAGGCAGGGGCACATGTTTGCATGAATCGTGCCCACTATCAGAAGGGTGAGTTCGCTCAGATAGCGGTTGAGGGACAGGAACCAAGGATTGGCGTCTTTGTCTGTGACTGTGGTATCAACATCCTCGCAACGGTCGACGTACCAAGAGTGGTGGACTATGCCAAGACTCTGCCCAATGTAGTTCATGCCGAAGAAGGCAGATATGCCTGTTCAGCCGACTTCCAGGAAAGGATCAAGCAAAGAATCAAGGAGCTGAACCTGAACAGAGTGGTGGTCGCTTCCTGCACTCCCAGGACGCACGAGCCGTTGTTCCAGAGCACCATCGAGGAAGCGGGCCTGAACCCGTACTTGTTCGAGATGGCGAACATCCGAGACCATTGTTCTTGGGTGCATCGACACGAACCGGAGAAGGCCACTCAGAAATCTATGGACCTGGTAAGAATGGCCGTGGCAAAATCCCGGCTCATCGGCCCTCTGAGTCGTTCCAAGTTCAATGTCGGGCATTCCGCAGCGATCATCGGAGGAGGAATCGCTGGACTCACGGTGGCTTTGGACATCGCTGCCCAAGGTTTCAAAGTGGATCTTCTGGAGAGATCTGATACTCTTGGTGGGAACGCCAATAGACTGTACCTGGAGGAAGACGGGAAGACGGGCAGGAGGGCCGCAGAGGAGTTAATATCCAAGGTGGCTTCGAACGATAAGATCACGGTCCATCTTGGCGCCGAGATTGATGATATTCTAGGCTTCGTGGGTAACTTCAAGATCAAGATGCCAGGCGGAGAGATCGACACGGGCGCCATTGTAGTTGCCACTGGGGGACAGGAGTACAAGCCAACCGAGTACTTGTACGGTCAGGACGAGCGAGTCATGACCCAGCTGGAGTTGGCACAGCGCATGGCGGAGAAACCCCTGGATGCTAGGACGGTCGTCATGATCCAGTGCGTCGGCTCGAGGAACGAGCAGGTTTCCTACTGCAGCAGGGTTTGTTGCACGACGGCAATCAAGAACGCGATAAACATCAAGAAGATAAGTCCTGGAACGGAGGTCTACATTCTCCACAAGGATATCCGAACTTACGGATTCAAAGAAGATTACTACAGCATGGCTGGCAAGATGGGAGTGCAATTCATTCGTTTCCCAGAGGAGGGATACCCGCATGTGGAGAGACACGATCAAACACTCAGTGTCCAGGTCAAGGACGTTATCCTAGGAGAGACAGTCGAGTTGCATCCCGACGCGGTGGTACTGAGCACTGGTATCAGACCGCGAGATGGCAACCTGGATCTGGCCAAGATACTTAAAATCCCCCTCAGCAAGGATAAGTTCTTCTTGGAAGCTCATATGAAGCTCAGGCCCGTGGACTTCGCCAAACAAGGAGTCTTCCTGGCTGGTCTGGCTCACTGGCCCAAGTTCATGGAAGAGAGCATAGCCCAGGCGTCAGGAGCCGCTGCGAGGGCCATGACGGTAATCTCCAAGGACTTCATGGAAAGCATAGCACACGTGAGCACGGTGGACGAGTCCAAGTGCAGGGGATGTGGCAGATGCGAGGCGGTGT encodes:
- a CDS encoding FAD-dependent oxidoreductase, which encodes MINQAGAVMVVGGGISGVQTALDLAESGFKVYLIESKPSIGGIMSQLDKTFPTNDCSLCILSPKLVEAGRNPMITMMMLTEVVGVEGEAPNFVVTVRKNPRYVREDRCVGCGLCVEKCPSKVDNEYDVGMVQRKAIYVPYAQAVPMKYSIDAKKCLYFTNGKCGNCKKVCPAGAIDFEQKEVIEKIHVGAVVLAPGVEVFDAKLKKEYGYGEYKNVVTSLEFERILSATGPYQGHIVRPSDHRTPTKVAFLQCVGSRDEKVGNNYCSSICCMSAIKQAIIAGEHTAGLKPTIFFMDIRAFGKEFEDYRSSAENDYGIRMLRGTRAASVEEDPDTKNLIVHYSHGAETNAEEFDLVVLSVGFEPPASAHELSKVMGIKLNKYGFAETGVFNPLATTRNGIYVTGAFSAPKDIPQSVAEASGAACKAGAHVCMNRAHYQKGEFAQIAVEGQEPRIGVFVCDCGINILATVDVPRVVDYAKTLPNVVHAEEGRYACSADFQERIKQRIKELNLNRVVVASCTPRTHEPLFQSTIEEAGLNPYLFEMANIRDHCSWVHRHEPEKATQKSMDLVRMAVAKSRLIGPLSRSKFNVGHSAAIIGGGIAGLTVALDIAAQGFKVDLLERSDTLGGNANRLYLEEDGKTGRRAAEELISKVASNDKITVHLGAEIDDILGFVGNFKIKMPGGEIDTGAIVVATGGQEYKPTEYLYGQDERVMTQLELAQRMAEKPLDARTVVMIQCVGSRNEQVSYCSRVCCTTAIKNAINIKKISPGTEVYILHKDIRTYGFKEDYYSMAGKMGVQFIRFPEEGYPHVERHDQTLSVQVKDVILGETVELHPDAVVLSTGIRPRDGNLDLAKILKIPLSKDKFFLEAHMKLRPVDFAKQGVFLAGLAHWPKFMEESIAQASGAAARAMTVISKDFMESIAHVSTVDESKCRGCGRCEAVCKFSAATVQEVAPGVFKSRINPALCKGCGACAVACCNGAISCLNFTDKQILAMVETCLEEAVK